The DNA segment CCGGTCGAGCGTGATCTGATGGAGAAACGGCGATCGACCAGGAATACTGGGTAGATATGGCGCTCGAAACTTTCGGCCTGCTGTTTGGCGGGGCCACCGCGTTTCCGCGGGCGAAGGGAGTTTGGCGCGACGACGAGATCGGCGGCGTGCTCGTCGAGGATCAGCCCGTCGTGGTTCATTGTTACACCACCCCGGCCGACATCGCCGATGCGGATCGTCTAAGCCGGCTTGGAAGTTTCTGCCGACGATTGGGGCGCGAGGCCCGTCAAGGCGAAGTTGGGCTCGTGATCGGCGACGAGTATCTCGCATTTCGTGATTTTGCGAAGGAGTAATTCATGAGCACACGCTTGGACATGGGGCGCATTGCGAAAGAGTTGGGAGCGGAGCGGCGCGGCAAGATGTCGCCGCGCGCGGGCTTTTTCGGGGCCGTCGAGGCCGGTGCCAGCCCGACGATGTGAAAGACTGTGCTATGTCTTTTCGTTCATTGACCGGCCAACAGGACATCGTAGGGGCCAATCATCTGCCCTTGCGATTCGAGCTGTGCTCGAATCCGCGCTGCCTCCTTTGCTGCCCGAGAGTCAAAGGCTAACTCATTGACCGTGGCCAGAAGCCGCTCCACTTTTGATCGTTCGTGCGTTGCATCGGCGCACTTTTCGATCCCCGTGTAAAGCTCATAAACTGTGATCGTGGAAACCACGCATGCGGCCGGAGCCACGGCCGACAACCGGGCGACCACCGACGGATGGTTTTTCATCGCGGCAATGCAAGTGTTTGTATCGAGCAAGTACTGCATTGTCGAGCGAATACTGAGCGACGCGGACCGTCAGTCAAGCGACGCTACGGGCGGCATCTGCCCCTGAGGTTCGTCAATCCGTAGCCCGGGCATCCAGGCGAAGTGGCGGCGGTTGCCGGTGACGAGCACCAGGTCATGCACTAGCGCCGT comes from the Pirellulales bacterium genome and includes:
- a CDS encoding PIN domain-containing protein; its protein translation is MQYLLDTNTCIAAMKNHPSVVARLSAVAPAACVVSTITVYELYTGIEKCADATHERSKVERLLATVNELAFDSRAAKEAARIRAQLESQGQMIGPYDVLLAGQ